TATAAGCTCCGCGCACCTTATATTTCCTGTATGCACACATAGCTACTACAGATTCAATATAAAAATGCACATAGGATCATTTTATTATATGATCATATAATAAATCATTTTGCTGGAAAGACCTCATAGCACTAAAATCACAGTACTAAAAGTGCACATATTACTGCAATTTTAGTAGCTCCTGGCCCTACTCCAATTGTGCAACTTCTAGGTGACTGGGATTTATGGAATTTCAGGCAACTGAAAATGAGCAAACACTATGATTGCCGGACTACTTTCTGTGCAACAGCCAAcagtacgactgtacgaggttaCTCAGCTGAATGGCGTGAAAAAACTGAATGAACTTCATATTCATGCTCCCGAATTTCACAGCTCAAACTGTGCATTCATGGTACGTTCAACCAACCAGTACATGTAAATCTTTCATGGTCAAAGAGACCCTAATTTCACAGCTAAAACTGTACGTTTATCATAGAAGATACAGAATGCCACACCTGACGCTTGAGAGCCCTGGAGGCCTTCAGCTCTTGCCTTACAGCCTGCTCCCTTTGCTCTTCCTCCTGTGACACAAACCATGCCAGGCCTTAAAAACACTATAGGAAACTAACAATCCCTTTTGTTTTTTCAGAAACTAACTAACAATCCTTAATATGCCCAGCGCCCACATTCAGAAGTATGTTTTTGTTAACGAGAAAATTAAGGAGACCGGGAGACCTGCACAAAGTGAAGGTAATTACTGCTGAAAGCCCGCAGCGTTTCCTTCACACGCAACCTCCAGCTCTTGCCGCCACCGCCATGCTCATCGGCCCCACCATCCACGGGCGCCACCTCCTCGTTGTCCTTGGGCAGCGCCAAAACCTCGCATGCAGTCATCGCCGTTGCCATGGGCGCGGTGACCGTCCTGCGCCTCTTTCTCCCGTCCAGCGCCCCCGCGTCGGACTCCACCTCCATGCCCTGGAGCAACGGAACGAGCATGTCCACCGCCGTCTCCGCGGCCTTGGCAGCCTCCCTCTGCTTCCTCCTTACGTAATGCAGCACCGGCTTCTTTACCGGGACGCCTCCCTCGTCCCTCTTGTGCCCGAGGCGGCCGACGGACCCTGCGTCGTCCGGGCACCCGTTCTCGGTGTGCGGCGCGCTCCGTGGGCGGCGCGGCGCGAAGTCGGTGAAGTCATCGGGCTCGGCGTAGTCGGGGTACCCCTTCTCGGCATACCGCGCGCTCCGTGGACGGCACggcgcggcagaggcgcgagcatCAGGCGGCTCGGTGTAGTCGAGGCACCCCTTGTCGGCGTCCCGTGCGCTCCGTGGGAGGCACGGCGCGTGGACGGCGCGGGCATCGGGCGGCTCGGCGTAGTCGAGGCACCCCTTCCGGGCATGCCGCGCGGTCCGCGGACGGCACGGCGTGGCGGGGCCGCAGAAGTCGGGCTCCTCCGCGTAGTTGGGGTACCCCTTCACCGCGTACCGCGCGCTCCTCGGGCGGCACGGAGAATCGGCGAAGCCCGGCACCTCCATGACGGCGGCCGCCGGTGGGATCGCGCTCAGGCTCCTCCTTtggggcggcggcgagggttttGGGAGGGATTGGGTGAGGGCGGAGAGAAGCGAGGTGCGCGACAGGACACGGACGCGacgagaaagagagggaggggcAGGTGGACGAAGCCACGAAGGGACACTGCTCTTTAACCATTTGCGGCAAAGCTTGGGGGACATGGGGATTTTACCAGACTGCCCTCGCGAGCTCGCGATGGAATGTCGTTGGGGATGTCTGAATGGAAGGGCGATGTGCGGATCGGACGGCCGCGAGCATAGTAGCCCGAACGGCACGGCACGGCATCGCCGTCCAGCACCACTGGGTGGGTCGGATCGATCCTAGAAAGAAACGGAGGGGATTTAGGGTATGTTTGGTTTATACTACAAGTAGTAGTACCTTGTGTCAACTCCAACGCACAAACCAATTTCGTTCGGGCGCGTTTGTTACTTTGTTTGGATCGAAACTGACAAAAAAGACGGTCTAAGGCAACGATCCATCTCATTTTTTTCCCGGTGTTTTGTGTTTACTCGGATCAAATTTCCTCGCGATTTGGGTTCGAAGCGGACACAAATCTCGTCCGTATGTGTCCTCTCATGTTCGACCTGGGTCCATCTACCATTCACCCACCATCCCATCTCTCTCCACCTTTTCCTCTCTCTTCTCCcgcacacacacacccacccaTCTCGGTGTAGACCACCCACCATGCCGTGGGAGACGAGGTAGCCGCCGGGACAACGCCGGAGCAGCGCCTCCGCCGTGCTCACCCGCTCGCGCTCTGGTCCGGGACGCAGCTGCTCAAGCAGCACGAGCAGGCCGCCTCGAACGCCAGACGCTCCTCGTCGCTATGGTCTGTGACGCAAGACGAGCAGGCTGCCGCCAGAGCACCTTGACAGAATGGGAGAGAGCGCCCAACCGCCTGACCTTGTTGCGGCCGGAGTCCCACACACGGT
This DNA window, taken from Triticum aestivum cultivar Chinese Spring chromosome 1D, IWGSC CS RefSeq v2.1, whole genome shotgun sequence, encodes the following:
- the LOC123181856 gene encoding uncharacterized protein produces the protein MEVPGFADSPCRPRSARYAVKGYPNYAEEPDFCGPATPCRPRTARHARKGCLDYAEPPDARAVHAPCLPRSARDADKGCLDYTEPPDARASAAPCRPRSARYAEKGYPDYAEPDDFTDFAPRRPRSAPHTENGCPDDAGSVGRLGHKRDEGGVPVKKPVLHYVRRKQREAAKAAETAVDMLVPLLQGMEVESDAGALDGRKRRRTVTAPMATAMTACEVLALPKDNEEVAPVDGGADEHGGGGKSWRLRVKETLRAFSSNYLHFVQEEEQREQAVRQELKASRALKRQANNQDDEGFEEVKRPSKHPDLKALTKMQATNAVLYPEKRIGHLPGVEVGDQFYSRAEMVVLGIHGHWMKGIDYMGSKHQDNVRLVAWIFEIS